The Populus trichocarpa isolate Nisqually-1 chromosome 2, P.trichocarpa_v4.1, whole genome shotgun sequence genome has a window encoding:
- the LOC7481403 gene encoding histone-lysine N-methyltransferase EZA1 isoform X3 — protein MSRSSDSASKFRKSDGEPSNNGVGNLTSKMNQLKRQIQAERVVSIKDKVEKNRRKLEADVSQLRLATSRTFMGQNGVSKMISLRIGTPLCKYGGFAQGSGDKDVINGHEVAATTGTKLPFVEKIPPYTTWIFLDKNQRMAEDQSVVGRRRIYYDQHGSEALICSDSEEDNEPEEEKHEFCDGEDRILWMVSREHGLAEEVLNVVSQFIGVGTTEIQERCRTLEEKYSGDQSVKDTSDSGTGRGISMEKSLSAALDSFDNLFCRRCLLFDCRLHGCSQTLINPSEKQSYWSEYEDDRKPCSDQCSLRLRVVKDLPGGSVNRTKTATSTEEKKTAAASDAEGPSGVDFMIDEESIMEAFCNLEPASEAPNLDMSAMVIHNQEYMRKRKAPQHTDIAPDGSSQAPDDMQDFSKKKKRLLHLDVVNEAAEGVFPDHGSTAKKASDKIELKMTIKKTTNDSFETVCSGTEENVGHGAKDVFGVPRPKQSSSVDRAAEGVLRKSEWKPIEKELYLKGVEIFGKNSCLIARNLLSGLKTCIEVSNYMRESGAMMPHRSVAPRSFLEDSGKSDTDYVEKIAALDKRRVEENHVRIFEQDMPTRSRLLRRRGRARKLKYSWKSAGHPSFWKRIADGKNQSCKQFTPCGCQSMCGKQCPCLHNGTCCEKYCGCSKSCKNRFRGCHCAKSQCRSRQCPCFAAGRECDPDVCRNCWVSCGDGSLGEPPKRGDGQCGNMRLLLRQQQRILLAKSDVAGWGAFLKNPVNKNDYLGEYTGELISHREADKRGKIYDRANSSFLFDLNDQFVLDAYRKGDKLKFANHSSNPNCYAKVMLVAGDHRVGIFAKEHIEACEELFYDYRYGPDQAPAWARKPEGSKRDDSTISQGRAKKHQSH, from the exons ATGTCAAGATCAAGCGACTCTGCCTCTAAATTCAGA AAATCAGATGGAGAACCGTCAAATAACGGTGTTGGAAACCTGACGTCCAAGATGAATCAGCTTAAAAGACAAATTCAAGCGGAAAGGGTTGTTTCGATAAAA gATAAAGTTGAGAAAAACAGAAGGAAACTTGAAGCCGATGTTTCTCAGCTAAGATTAGCAACTTCGAGAACATTTATGGGGCAGAATGGAGTTTCTAAAATGATATCTTTGAGAATTGGAACTCCTCTTTGTAAGTATGGTGGATTTGCTCAAGGATCGGGTGATAAAGATGTTATCAATGGTCATGAAGTTGCAGCCACTACGGGTACCAAGCTCCCGTTCGTAGAGAAGATACCTCCGTATACGACGTGGATATTTTTGGACAA GAATCAGAGGATGGCAGAAGACCAGTCAGTGGTTGGCAGGAGACGCATATACTATGATCAACATGGCAGTGAAGCTCTGATTTGTAGTGACAGTGAAGAAGACAATGAACCAgaggaagaaaaacatgaattttgcGATGGTGAAGATCGCATTTTGTG GATGGTCTCTCGGGAACATGGATTAGCTGAGGAAGTGCTGAATGTTGTTAGCCAGTTTATTGGAGTTGGCACCACAGAAATCCAG GAGCGATGTAGGACTCTTGAGGAGAAATATAGTGGTGACCAAAGTGTCAAAGATACTAGTGATTCAGGAACTGGGAGGGGCATATCTATGGAAAAGAGCCTTAGCGCTGCTTTAGATTCTTTTGATAACCTATTCTGTCGCCGTTGCTTG CTATTTGACTGCCGCCTCCATGGCTGTTCGCAAACTTTGATTAATCCT AGTGAAAAGCAGTCATATTGGTCTGAATATGAAGATGATCGGAAACCTTGCAGCGATCAATGTAGTCTTCGG CTAAGAGTTGTCAAAGACTTGCCAGGAGGTTCTGTTAATAGGACAAAAACTGCAACCTCAACAGAGGAAAAAAAGACTGCAGCAGCCTCAGATGCTGAAGGGCCAAGTGGTGTAGACTTCATGATAGATGAAGAAAGTATCATGGAAGCTTTTTGTAACTTGGAACCTGCTTCCGAAGCTCCGAATCTGGATATGTCTGCTATGGTGATACATAACCAAGAATACATGCGAAAGCGCAAAGCACCACAGCATACAGATATAGCACCAGATGGCTCATCACAGGCTCCTGATGATATGCAGGATTTtagtaagaaaaagaaaagattattgCATTTGGATGTAGTAAATGAAGCTGCTGAAGGTGTATTTCCTGATCATGGTTCCACTGCTAAAAAAGCAAGTGATAAAATTGAACTTAAGATGACCATAAAAAAGACGACCAATGATTCCTTTGAAACTGTTTGTTCTGGTACTGAGGAGAACGTTGGGCATGGGGCAAAGGATGTCTTTGGAGTGCCCAGACCAAAACAGTCATCCTCAGTAGACAGAGCAGCGGAAGGGGTTTTAAGAAAATCTGAGTGGAAACCCATTGAGAAAGAACTATATCTGAAGGGAGTGGAGATATTTGGGAAAAACAG TTGTCTTATTGCAAGGAACTTACTTTCAGGCTTAAAGACTTGTATAGAGGTGTCCAATTACATGCGTGAAAGTGGAGCTATGATGCCTCATAGATCTGTTGCCCCAAGATCATTTCTAGAAGACAGTGGGAAGAGTGATACGGATTATGTG GAAAAGATAGCTGCCCTTGACAAAAGAAGGGTGGAAGAGAATCATGTTCGTATATTT GAGCAAGATATGCCAACAAGGTCCCGTTTACTTCGTAGGAGGGGAAGGGCACGGAAACTAAAATATTCTTGGAAGTCTGCTGGTCATCCATCATTTTGGAAAAGAATTGCTGATGGAAAAAATCAGTCATGTAAGCAGTTTACACCTTGTGGATGCCAGTCAATGTGTGGAAAGCAGTGCCCTTGTCTGCATAACGGAACTTGCTGTGAGAAATATTGCGG GTGCTCGAAAAGTTGCAAAAATCGCTTCAGAGGATGCCACTGTGCAAAGAGCCAATGCAGAAGTCGACAATGCCCGTGCTTTGCTGCTGGTCGTGAATGTGACCCAGATGTTTGTAGGAATTGCTGGGTTAg tTGCGGAGATGGCTCATTAGGAGAGCCTCCAAAACGAGGAGATGGACAATGTGGAAACATGAGGCTTCTTTTAAGGCAGCAGCAGAGA ATCCTCTTGGCAAAGTCTGATGTTGCTGGATGGGGAGCCTTTTTAAAG AACCCCGTCAACAAAAATGATTATCTTGGAGAATATACTGGTGAATTGATCTCTCATCGAGAAGCGGATAAGCGTGGGAAAATCTATGATCGTGCTAACTCATCATTCCTTTTTGACTTGAATGATCAG tttgTCCTTGATGCTTACCGAAAGGGAGATAAGCTGAAATTTGCAAACCATTCATCAAATCCTAATTGCTATGCTAAG GTAATGCTGGTAGCAGGAGATCATCGAGTGGGCATCTTTGCAAAGGAGCATATAGAAGCTTGTGAGGAGCTATTCTATGATTATCGCTATGGGCCAGACCAGGCACCCGCGTGGGCTCGAAAACCTGAGGGTTCCAAAAGAGATGATTCCACAATCTCCCAAGGTAGAGCAAAGAAACACCAATCACATTGA
- the LOC7481403 gene encoding histone-lysine N-methyltransferase EZA1 isoform X1 gives MSRSSDSASKFRKSDGEPSNNGVGNLTSKMNQLKRQIQAERVVSIKDKVEKNRRKLEADVSQLRLATSRTFMGQNGVSKMISLRIGTPLCKYGGFAQGSGDKDVINGHEVAATTGTKLPFVEKIPPYTTWIFLDKNQRMAEDQSVVGRRRIYYDQHGSEALICSDSEEDNEPEEEKHEFCDGEDRILWMVSREHGLAEEVLNVVSQFIGVGTTEIQERCRTLEEKYSGDQSVKDTSDSGTGRGISMEKSLSAALDSFDNLFCRRCLLFDCRLHGCSQTLINPSEKQSYWSEYEDDRKPCSDQCSLRLRVVKDLPGGSVNRTKTATSTEEKKTAAASDAEGPSGVDFMIDEESIMEAFCNLEPASEAPNLDMSAMVIHNQEYMRKRKAPQHTDIAPDGSSQAPDDMQDFSKKKKRLLHLDVVNEAAEGVFPDHGSTAKKASDKIELKMTIKKTTNDSFETVCSGTEENVGHGAKDVFGVPRPKQSSSVDRAAEGVLRKSEWKPIEKELYLKGVEIFGKNSCLIARNLLSGLKTCIEVSNYMRESGAMMPHRSVAPRSFLEDSGKSDTDYVIWHMPMIFQEKIAALDKRRVEENHVRIFEQDMPTRSRLLRRRGRARKLKYSWKSAGHPSFWKRIADGKNQSCKQFTPCGCQSMCGKQCPCLHNGTCCEKYCGCSKSCKNRFRGCHCAKSQCRSRQCPCFAAGRECDPDVCRNCWVSCGDGSLGEPPKRGDGQCGNMRLLLRQQQRILLAKSDVAGWGAFLKNPVNKNDYLGEYTGELISHREADKRGKIYDRANSSFLFDLNDQFVLDAYRKGDKLKFANHSSNPNCYAKVMLVAGDHRVGIFAKEHIEACEELFYDYRYGPDQAPAWARKPEGSKRDDSTISQGRAKKHQSH, from the exons ATGTCAAGATCAAGCGACTCTGCCTCTAAATTCAGA AAATCAGATGGAGAACCGTCAAATAACGGTGTTGGAAACCTGACGTCCAAGATGAATCAGCTTAAAAGACAAATTCAAGCGGAAAGGGTTGTTTCGATAAAA gATAAAGTTGAGAAAAACAGAAGGAAACTTGAAGCCGATGTTTCTCAGCTAAGATTAGCAACTTCGAGAACATTTATGGGGCAGAATGGAGTTTCTAAAATGATATCTTTGAGAATTGGAACTCCTCTTTGTAAGTATGGTGGATTTGCTCAAGGATCGGGTGATAAAGATGTTATCAATGGTCATGAAGTTGCAGCCACTACGGGTACCAAGCTCCCGTTCGTAGAGAAGATACCTCCGTATACGACGTGGATATTTTTGGACAA GAATCAGAGGATGGCAGAAGACCAGTCAGTGGTTGGCAGGAGACGCATATACTATGATCAACATGGCAGTGAAGCTCTGATTTGTAGTGACAGTGAAGAAGACAATGAACCAgaggaagaaaaacatgaattttgcGATGGTGAAGATCGCATTTTGTG GATGGTCTCTCGGGAACATGGATTAGCTGAGGAAGTGCTGAATGTTGTTAGCCAGTTTATTGGAGTTGGCACCACAGAAATCCAG GAGCGATGTAGGACTCTTGAGGAGAAATATAGTGGTGACCAAAGTGTCAAAGATACTAGTGATTCAGGAACTGGGAGGGGCATATCTATGGAAAAGAGCCTTAGCGCTGCTTTAGATTCTTTTGATAACCTATTCTGTCGCCGTTGCTTG CTATTTGACTGCCGCCTCCATGGCTGTTCGCAAACTTTGATTAATCCT AGTGAAAAGCAGTCATATTGGTCTGAATATGAAGATGATCGGAAACCTTGCAGCGATCAATGTAGTCTTCGG CTAAGAGTTGTCAAAGACTTGCCAGGAGGTTCTGTTAATAGGACAAAAACTGCAACCTCAACAGAGGAAAAAAAGACTGCAGCAGCCTCAGATGCTGAAGGGCCAAGTGGTGTAGACTTCATGATAGATGAAGAAAGTATCATGGAAGCTTTTTGTAACTTGGAACCTGCTTCCGAAGCTCCGAATCTGGATATGTCTGCTATGGTGATACATAACCAAGAATACATGCGAAAGCGCAAAGCACCACAGCATACAGATATAGCACCAGATGGCTCATCACAGGCTCCTGATGATATGCAGGATTTtagtaagaaaaagaaaagattattgCATTTGGATGTAGTAAATGAAGCTGCTGAAGGTGTATTTCCTGATCATGGTTCCACTGCTAAAAAAGCAAGTGATAAAATTGAACTTAAGATGACCATAAAAAAGACGACCAATGATTCCTTTGAAACTGTTTGTTCTGGTACTGAGGAGAACGTTGGGCATGGGGCAAAGGATGTCTTTGGAGTGCCCAGACCAAAACAGTCATCCTCAGTAGACAGAGCAGCGGAAGGGGTTTTAAGAAAATCTGAGTGGAAACCCATTGAGAAAGAACTATATCTGAAGGGAGTGGAGATATTTGGGAAAAACAG TTGTCTTATTGCAAGGAACTTACTTTCAGGCTTAAAGACTTGTATAGAGGTGTCCAATTACATGCGTGAAAGTGGAGCTATGATGCCTCATAGATCTGTTGCCCCAAGATCATTTCTAGAAGACAGTGGGAAGAGTGATACGGATTATGTG ATTTGGCATATGCCAATGATTTTTCAGGAAAAGATAGCTGCCCTTGACAAAAGAAGGGTGGAAGAGAATCATGTTCGTATATTT GAGCAAGATATGCCAACAAGGTCCCGTTTACTTCGTAGGAGGGGAAGGGCACGGAAACTAAAATATTCTTGGAAGTCTGCTGGTCATCCATCATTTTGGAAAAGAATTGCTGATGGAAAAAATCAGTCATGTAAGCAGTTTACACCTTGTGGATGCCAGTCAATGTGTGGAAAGCAGTGCCCTTGTCTGCATAACGGAACTTGCTGTGAGAAATATTGCGG GTGCTCGAAAAGTTGCAAAAATCGCTTCAGAGGATGCCACTGTGCAAAGAGCCAATGCAGAAGTCGACAATGCCCGTGCTTTGCTGCTGGTCGTGAATGTGACCCAGATGTTTGTAGGAATTGCTGGGTTAg tTGCGGAGATGGCTCATTAGGAGAGCCTCCAAAACGAGGAGATGGACAATGTGGAAACATGAGGCTTCTTTTAAGGCAGCAGCAGAGA ATCCTCTTGGCAAAGTCTGATGTTGCTGGATGGGGAGCCTTTTTAAAG AACCCCGTCAACAAAAATGATTATCTTGGAGAATATACTGGTGAATTGATCTCTCATCGAGAAGCGGATAAGCGTGGGAAAATCTATGATCGTGCTAACTCATCATTCCTTTTTGACTTGAATGATCAG tttgTCCTTGATGCTTACCGAAAGGGAGATAAGCTGAAATTTGCAAACCATTCATCAAATCCTAATTGCTATGCTAAG GTAATGCTGGTAGCAGGAGATCATCGAGTGGGCATCTTTGCAAAGGAGCATATAGAAGCTTGTGAGGAGCTATTCTATGATTATCGCTATGGGCCAGACCAGGCACCCGCGTGGGCTCGAAAACCTGAGGGTTCCAAAAGAGATGATTCCACAATCTCCCAAGGTAGAGCAAAGAAACACCAATCACATTGA
- the LOC7481403 gene encoding histone-lysine N-methyltransferase EZA1 isoform X2 produces the protein MSRSSDSASKFRKSDGEPSNNGVGNLTSKMNQLKRQIQAERVVSIKDKVEKNRRKLEADVSQLRLATSRTFMGQNGVSKMISLRIGTPLCKYGGFAQGSGDKDVINGHEVAATTGTKLPFVEKIPPYTTWIFLDKNQRMAEDQSVVGRRRIYYDQHGSEALICSDSEEDNEPEEEKHEFCDGEDRILWMVSREHGLAEEVLNVVSQFIGVGTTEIQERCRTLEEKYSGDQSVKDTSDSGTGRGISMEKSLSAALDSFDNLFCRRCLLFDCRLHGCSQTLINPSEKQSYWSEYEDDRKPCSDQCSLRLRVVKDLPGGSVNRTKTATSTEEKKTAAASDAEGPSGVDFMIDEESIMEAFCNLEPASEAPNLDMSAMVIHNQEYMRKRKAPQHTDIAPDGSSQAPDDMQDFSKKKKRLLHLDVVNEAAEGVFPDHGSTAKKASDKIELKMTIKKTTNDSFETVCSGTEENVGHGAKDVFGVPRPKQSSSVDRAAEGVLRKSEWKPIEKELYLKGVEIFGKNSCLIARNLLSGLKTCIEVSNYMRESGAMMPHRSVAPRSFLEDSGKSDTDYVIWHMPMIFQEKIAALDKRRVEENHEQDMPTRSRLLRRRGRARKLKYSWKSAGHPSFWKRIADGKNQSCKQFTPCGCQSMCGKQCPCLHNGTCCEKYCGCSKSCKNRFRGCHCAKSQCRSRQCPCFAAGRECDPDVCRNCWVSCGDGSLGEPPKRGDGQCGNMRLLLRQQQRILLAKSDVAGWGAFLKNPVNKNDYLGEYTGELISHREADKRGKIYDRANSSFLFDLNDQFVLDAYRKGDKLKFANHSSNPNCYAKVMLVAGDHRVGIFAKEHIEACEELFYDYRYGPDQAPAWARKPEGSKRDDSTISQGRAKKHQSH, from the exons ATGTCAAGATCAAGCGACTCTGCCTCTAAATTCAGA AAATCAGATGGAGAACCGTCAAATAACGGTGTTGGAAACCTGACGTCCAAGATGAATCAGCTTAAAAGACAAATTCAAGCGGAAAGGGTTGTTTCGATAAAA gATAAAGTTGAGAAAAACAGAAGGAAACTTGAAGCCGATGTTTCTCAGCTAAGATTAGCAACTTCGAGAACATTTATGGGGCAGAATGGAGTTTCTAAAATGATATCTTTGAGAATTGGAACTCCTCTTTGTAAGTATGGTGGATTTGCTCAAGGATCGGGTGATAAAGATGTTATCAATGGTCATGAAGTTGCAGCCACTACGGGTACCAAGCTCCCGTTCGTAGAGAAGATACCTCCGTATACGACGTGGATATTTTTGGACAA GAATCAGAGGATGGCAGAAGACCAGTCAGTGGTTGGCAGGAGACGCATATACTATGATCAACATGGCAGTGAAGCTCTGATTTGTAGTGACAGTGAAGAAGACAATGAACCAgaggaagaaaaacatgaattttgcGATGGTGAAGATCGCATTTTGTG GATGGTCTCTCGGGAACATGGATTAGCTGAGGAAGTGCTGAATGTTGTTAGCCAGTTTATTGGAGTTGGCACCACAGAAATCCAG GAGCGATGTAGGACTCTTGAGGAGAAATATAGTGGTGACCAAAGTGTCAAAGATACTAGTGATTCAGGAACTGGGAGGGGCATATCTATGGAAAAGAGCCTTAGCGCTGCTTTAGATTCTTTTGATAACCTATTCTGTCGCCGTTGCTTG CTATTTGACTGCCGCCTCCATGGCTGTTCGCAAACTTTGATTAATCCT AGTGAAAAGCAGTCATATTGGTCTGAATATGAAGATGATCGGAAACCTTGCAGCGATCAATGTAGTCTTCGG CTAAGAGTTGTCAAAGACTTGCCAGGAGGTTCTGTTAATAGGACAAAAACTGCAACCTCAACAGAGGAAAAAAAGACTGCAGCAGCCTCAGATGCTGAAGGGCCAAGTGGTGTAGACTTCATGATAGATGAAGAAAGTATCATGGAAGCTTTTTGTAACTTGGAACCTGCTTCCGAAGCTCCGAATCTGGATATGTCTGCTATGGTGATACATAACCAAGAATACATGCGAAAGCGCAAAGCACCACAGCATACAGATATAGCACCAGATGGCTCATCACAGGCTCCTGATGATATGCAGGATTTtagtaagaaaaagaaaagattattgCATTTGGATGTAGTAAATGAAGCTGCTGAAGGTGTATTTCCTGATCATGGTTCCACTGCTAAAAAAGCAAGTGATAAAATTGAACTTAAGATGACCATAAAAAAGACGACCAATGATTCCTTTGAAACTGTTTGTTCTGGTACTGAGGAGAACGTTGGGCATGGGGCAAAGGATGTCTTTGGAGTGCCCAGACCAAAACAGTCATCCTCAGTAGACAGAGCAGCGGAAGGGGTTTTAAGAAAATCTGAGTGGAAACCCATTGAGAAAGAACTATATCTGAAGGGAGTGGAGATATTTGGGAAAAACAG TTGTCTTATTGCAAGGAACTTACTTTCAGGCTTAAAGACTTGTATAGAGGTGTCCAATTACATGCGTGAAAGTGGAGCTATGATGCCTCATAGATCTGTTGCCCCAAGATCATTTCTAGAAGACAGTGGGAAGAGTGATACGGATTATGTG ATTTGGCATATGCCAATGATTTTTCAGGAAAAGATAGCTGCCCTTGACAAAAGAAGGGTGGAAGAGAATCAT GAGCAAGATATGCCAACAAGGTCCCGTTTACTTCGTAGGAGGGGAAGGGCACGGAAACTAAAATATTCTTGGAAGTCTGCTGGTCATCCATCATTTTGGAAAAGAATTGCTGATGGAAAAAATCAGTCATGTAAGCAGTTTACACCTTGTGGATGCCAGTCAATGTGTGGAAAGCAGTGCCCTTGTCTGCATAACGGAACTTGCTGTGAGAAATATTGCGG GTGCTCGAAAAGTTGCAAAAATCGCTTCAGAGGATGCCACTGTGCAAAGAGCCAATGCAGAAGTCGACAATGCCCGTGCTTTGCTGCTGGTCGTGAATGTGACCCAGATGTTTGTAGGAATTGCTGGGTTAg tTGCGGAGATGGCTCATTAGGAGAGCCTCCAAAACGAGGAGATGGACAATGTGGAAACATGAGGCTTCTTTTAAGGCAGCAGCAGAGA ATCCTCTTGGCAAAGTCTGATGTTGCTGGATGGGGAGCCTTTTTAAAG AACCCCGTCAACAAAAATGATTATCTTGGAGAATATACTGGTGAATTGATCTCTCATCGAGAAGCGGATAAGCGTGGGAAAATCTATGATCGTGCTAACTCATCATTCCTTTTTGACTTGAATGATCAG tttgTCCTTGATGCTTACCGAAAGGGAGATAAGCTGAAATTTGCAAACCATTCATCAAATCCTAATTGCTATGCTAAG GTAATGCTGGTAGCAGGAGATCATCGAGTGGGCATCTTTGCAAAGGAGCATATAGAAGCTTGTGAGGAGCTATTCTATGATTATCGCTATGGGCCAGACCAGGCACCCGCGTGGGCTCGAAAACCTGAGGGTTCCAAAAGAGATGATTCCACAATCTCCCAAGGTAGAGCAAAGAAACACCAATCACATTGA
- the LOC7481403 gene encoding histone-lysine N-methyltransferase EZA1 isoform X6, which translates to MSRSSDSASKFRKSDGEPSNNGVGNLTSKMNQLKRQIQAERVVSIKDKVEKNRRKLEADVSQLRLATSRTFMGQNGVSKMISLRIGTPLCKYGGFAQGSGDKDVINGHEVAATTGTKLPFVEKIPPYTTWIFLDKNQRMAEDQSVVGRRRIYYDQHGSEALICSDSEEDNEPEEEKHEFCDGEDRILWMVSREHGLAEEVLNVVSQFIGVGTTEIQERCRTLEEKYSGDQSVKDTSDSGTGRGISMEKSLSAALDSFDNLFCRRCLLFDCRLHGCSQTLINPSEKQSYWSEYEDDRKPCSDQCSLRLRVVKDLPGGSVNRTKTATSTEEKKTAAASDAEGPSGVDFMIDEESIMEAFCNLEPASEAPNLDMSAMVIHNQEYMRKRKAPQHTDIAPDGSSQAPDDMQDFSKKKKRLLHLDVVNEAAEGVFPDHGSTAKKASDKIELKMTIKKTTNDSFETVCSGTEENVGHGAKDVFGVPRPKQSSSVDRAAEGVLRKSEWKPIEKELYLKGVEIFGKNSCLIARNLLSGLKTCIEVSNYMRESGAMMPHRSVAPRSFLEDSGKSDTDYVIWHMPMIFQEKIAALDKRRVEENHVRIFEQDMPTRSRLLRRRGRARKLKYSWKSAGHPSFWKRIADGKNQSCKQFTPCGCQSMCGKQCPCLHNGTCCEKYCGYVDVSFHKVLEKLQKSLQRMPLCKEPMQKSTMPVLCCWS; encoded by the exons ATGTCAAGATCAAGCGACTCTGCCTCTAAATTCAGA AAATCAGATGGAGAACCGTCAAATAACGGTGTTGGAAACCTGACGTCCAAGATGAATCAGCTTAAAAGACAAATTCAAGCGGAAAGGGTTGTTTCGATAAAA gATAAAGTTGAGAAAAACAGAAGGAAACTTGAAGCCGATGTTTCTCAGCTAAGATTAGCAACTTCGAGAACATTTATGGGGCAGAATGGAGTTTCTAAAATGATATCTTTGAGAATTGGAACTCCTCTTTGTAAGTATGGTGGATTTGCTCAAGGATCGGGTGATAAAGATGTTATCAATGGTCATGAAGTTGCAGCCACTACGGGTACCAAGCTCCCGTTCGTAGAGAAGATACCTCCGTATACGACGTGGATATTTTTGGACAA GAATCAGAGGATGGCAGAAGACCAGTCAGTGGTTGGCAGGAGACGCATATACTATGATCAACATGGCAGTGAAGCTCTGATTTGTAGTGACAGTGAAGAAGACAATGAACCAgaggaagaaaaacatgaattttgcGATGGTGAAGATCGCATTTTGTG GATGGTCTCTCGGGAACATGGATTAGCTGAGGAAGTGCTGAATGTTGTTAGCCAGTTTATTGGAGTTGGCACCACAGAAATCCAG GAGCGATGTAGGACTCTTGAGGAGAAATATAGTGGTGACCAAAGTGTCAAAGATACTAGTGATTCAGGAACTGGGAGGGGCATATCTATGGAAAAGAGCCTTAGCGCTGCTTTAGATTCTTTTGATAACCTATTCTGTCGCCGTTGCTTG CTATTTGACTGCCGCCTCCATGGCTGTTCGCAAACTTTGATTAATCCT AGTGAAAAGCAGTCATATTGGTCTGAATATGAAGATGATCGGAAACCTTGCAGCGATCAATGTAGTCTTCGG CTAAGAGTTGTCAAAGACTTGCCAGGAGGTTCTGTTAATAGGACAAAAACTGCAACCTCAACAGAGGAAAAAAAGACTGCAGCAGCCTCAGATGCTGAAGGGCCAAGTGGTGTAGACTTCATGATAGATGAAGAAAGTATCATGGAAGCTTTTTGTAACTTGGAACCTGCTTCCGAAGCTCCGAATCTGGATATGTCTGCTATGGTGATACATAACCAAGAATACATGCGAAAGCGCAAAGCACCACAGCATACAGATATAGCACCAGATGGCTCATCACAGGCTCCTGATGATATGCAGGATTTtagtaagaaaaagaaaagattattgCATTTGGATGTAGTAAATGAAGCTGCTGAAGGTGTATTTCCTGATCATGGTTCCACTGCTAAAAAAGCAAGTGATAAAATTGAACTTAAGATGACCATAAAAAAGACGACCAATGATTCCTTTGAAACTGTTTGTTCTGGTACTGAGGAGAACGTTGGGCATGGGGCAAAGGATGTCTTTGGAGTGCCCAGACCAAAACAGTCATCCTCAGTAGACAGAGCAGCGGAAGGGGTTTTAAGAAAATCTGAGTGGAAACCCATTGAGAAAGAACTATATCTGAAGGGAGTGGAGATATTTGGGAAAAACAG TTGTCTTATTGCAAGGAACTTACTTTCAGGCTTAAAGACTTGTATAGAGGTGTCCAATTACATGCGTGAAAGTGGAGCTATGATGCCTCATAGATCTGTTGCCCCAAGATCATTTCTAGAAGACAGTGGGAAGAGTGATACGGATTATGTG ATTTGGCATATGCCAATGATTTTTCAGGAAAAGATAGCTGCCCTTGACAAAAGAAGGGTGGAAGAGAATCATGTTCGTATATTT GAGCAAGATATGCCAACAAGGTCCCGTTTACTTCGTAGGAGGGGAAGGGCACGGAAACTAAAATATTCTTGGAAGTCTGCTGGTCATCCATCATTTTGGAAAAGAATTGCTGATGGAAAAAATCAGTCATGTAAGCAGTTTACACCTTGTGGATGCCAGTCAATGTGTGGAAAGCAGTGCCCTTGTCTGCATAACGGAACTTGCTGTGAGAAATATTGCGGGTATGTTGATGTATCTTTCCATAAG GTGCTCGAAAAGTTGCAAAAATCGCTTCAGAGGATGCCACTGTGCAAAGAGCCAATGCAGAAGTCGACAATGCCCGTGCTTTGCTGCTGGTCGTGA